The window CCCCGCCATTCGGCGCGCGGATTCTGCTATAGTGTCTGGGCGCGGTTCTTGAGCGGGAATCGGGGAACGGTGTCATGCGTGACGTGTTGAAGGCGATCGAGTTGATCGGGGGCGGGGGCGGGATGCTGGTCATGGTGTGCGGCGGCGCTGCCATGGTTTTGGGCTATNNNNNNNNNNNNNNNNNNNNNNNNNNNNNNNNNNNNNNNNNNNNNNNNNNNNNNNNNNNNNNNNNNNNNNNNNNNNNNNNNNNNNNNNNNNNNNNNNNNNGCTGTTGATCCTGCTGTGGAAACTCGCGCCGTTTTACCTGCTGGGATGGGTGGCGAATATCGCGTTTCTGCGGGTGCTCGGGTTTGGATTCCACGCCCCCAAACGCGGTTAGGGCATCCTACTTGTCGAGCAGCGCCAGGAACTCCTCGATGCGGGTGAATTTCTCGCGGGGCTTGCCCGCGCGCTGTCCGCGTGCGATTTCTTCCGCGTCGATGGCCCGCCAATCGGCATACGACACGGCGCGCACCCCGCGCCCGGCGAGTAGCCGCGCCATCTCGAGACTGTCGCGCCGCGGACACGGCGGCAGCGAGGGCATGTCGTCGAGCAACGCCTTTATCGTCTCCGCGCTGTCGGGCTTGTTGTTGCCGATGATGCCGCTGGGACCGCGTTTGATCCATCCGCAGGCATAAAGACCGGCGATGGGCTGCCCATCCGCGACGATGCGGCCCCCGATGTTTGGAAAGATGCCCTGTTCCTCGTCGAAGGGCACGCCGGGGATGGGAACGCCGCGATAGCCCACGCTGCGAAACACCAGCCCGCAGGGGATCTGTTCCGTCTCGCCGGTGCCCCGTGCGCGGAGGTGGAACGCCTCGCCCTCGAGCGTGTTCTTCTCGAGCACGACCGACTCGACACGGTCCGCGCCCCGGATTTCGACCGGACTGCGCAGAAACCGGATATGGCACTGTTTCGGTGTATTCGCCGGGCATCGTTCAGCGAATTCGCGGAGGATCGACACGTTCTTCTGACTGTGTTTGTTGTTGGGGTCATCGAGTTCGGCCTGGCTGAGGGGATCCAGCTCGAGTTCGGCCGGGTCGACCACAGGCGCGCAAGCCTCGAGCGCGCCCAGTTCGCGCAACTCCTGCGACGTGAACTTCGCCTGCACCGGCCCGCGGCGTCCGATGAGATAGACACGCCTGATCCTGCTTTCCGCGAGGGCGTCGAGGGCGTGTCGGGCGATATCGCTGTTTTTCAACTCGTTGACGGTTTTCGAGAGGATGCGGCAGACGTCGACCGCGACGTTCCCCTGGCCGACAATGACGGCGGCCTCGGCGGAGAGATCGAACGTCCGGTCGCGGAAATCCGGGTGGCCGTTGTACCAGCCCACGAACTCGGTTGCGGTATGGCTGCCGGGGCACGATTCGCCGGGAACCCCGAGGCGGCGGTCGGTCTCGGCCCCGCACGCGAAGATGACCGCGTCGTAGAAGAGCTTCAGCTCGCCGACGGCGATGTCGCGGCCAATGAAAACGTTGCCGAAGAACTGAAACCCCTCATGGGCGGCGATACGGTCGTAGATCTTGGTCACCGTCTTGATTTTCGGATGGTCGGGCGCTACCCCGCCGCGCACCAGCCCGAACGGCGTGGGCAGCCGGTCAAACATATCGAGCCGGAGGGGTATCTCGGCTTTGTACAACGACTCGGCCGCGTAAAACCCGCTCGGGCCGCTCCCCACAATCGCCACCCGCAACGGGCACTCGTCACTGCCTAACGCGCTCATGAACCCTCCCGAAAACAGACGCACACCATGCGTCATTTCGTTCGAACACAGTATACGTCTACACACAGGACAAATGCCCGGGGGTGGTTCACGCATGGTCCGTGGCGGCGCCTATTTCGCGGACGGGAGTTCCTGAATCCCGGCGCCCCTTGTTCCGGGCACTACGGCGCGGCCCATGCGGGCAAGCACACGCCGGGCGTCGTCAATGCTCAGATACATCGCGGGGACAATGACGAGCGTGACCGCGGTGCCGAAGAGAATGCCGTATCCCAGCGAAAGCGCCATGGGAATGAGAAACCTCGCCTGCCGTGACGTTTCGAAGATCATCGGGGCCAGCCCGCCAAACGTGGTGAGCGTGGTCAGCATGATCGGCCGAAAACGCTGTACCGCCGCCGAATGGATGGCATCGTGGTGAGACAGTCCCTCCTCGCGTCTGCGGAAGTTCGCGAAATCGATCATGACCAGCGCGTCATTCACGACGACCCCCGCCAGCGCCACGATGCCGAACATGCTCGGGATCGACAGGTCATAGCCCATAATAAGGTGGCCCAGAAACGCGCCCACGATCCCGAACGGAATACTGAGCATGACCACCAGGGGCTGGGTATAGCTGTGAAATGGAATCGCCAGCAAGGCATAGATCGCCAGAAGCGCGAGAACAAAGGTCACTTTAAGGCTGTTCATGCTATCGCGGATCTCCGCCTGCTGCCCTTCGAACGAATACGAGAGACCCGGATGTGTGCGCATGAACTCGGGCAATACGTTCTCCTGCAGGTCGGCGAGCACTTCCCCTGCGCGGCTCCGGGGCGTGATGTCCGCCGAAACCTCGACCACCCGGCGGCCGTTGCGGCGGTCGATGGTGGTGTACGCGCGGCCGCGTTTGATTTCGGCGATTTCGCGAAAAGGCACAAACGTCCCCGCGGGCGTACGGATCATGAGGGAATGGACGGTGTTCTCAGAGGAGCGCTCCTCCTTGGGCAGACGAACCATCACCTTGATCTCGTTGCGTCCGCGCTGCTGCCGCAACACCTCCGCGCCATAGAACGCATACCGAACCTGGCGGGCAACATCGCGCGGGGACAGGCCCAGGCTCTTGCCTTCGGGCTTGAGCGTAAAGTCGAGCTGTTCCTTCCCCGGCCGGAACCCGTCGTCCACATCGGCCACGCCGGGATACGTGGCCAGAATATCGGCCAGTTCTCCGCTGGCCAGTTCGAGCATGTCGATGTTGCGATGGCTGAGTTCGATGGCCAGCGGCCGCCCCCAGCTTCCCGGCCCGCCGGAATCCGAGGCGAAACGCAAGTACTCGACCCCTGCGACCTCGCCCACGGCGGCCCGCCACTTCTGGGCAAATTCGGATGTGCTCATGATGTCATCGCGGATATCAGGTTGAGCAAGTTCCACGCGCATACGGCCCGTGTGGCTGCCCATGAGGCCGATATCAGCCGTGATGGATACCACCAGCTCGGGATGGCCGCATTCGGCAATCACTTTTTCCGCGCCCGCCTGGAGCCGAACCATGATGGCTTCGGTCTTGGCCACGGGCGTGCCGTACGGCAGGACCAGCTGCGCGTCGGCGTAGTCGGATTCGATGAT of the Candidatus Hydrogenedentota bacterium genome contains:
- a CDS encoding FAD-dependent oxidoreductase gives rise to the protein MSALGSDECPLRVAIVGSGPSGFYAAESLYKAEIPLRLDMFDRLPTPFGLVRGGVAPDHPKIKTVTKIYDRIAAHEGFQFFGNVFIGRDIAVGELKLFYDAVIFACGAETDRRLGVPGESCPGSHTATEFVGWYNGHPDFRDRTFDLSAEAAVIVGQGNVAVDVCRILSKTVNELKNSDIARHALDALAESRIRRVYLIGRRGPVQAKFTSQELRELGALEACAPVVDPAELELDPLSQAELDDPNNKHSQKNVSILREFAERCPANTPKQCHIRFLRSPVEIRGADRVESVVLEKNTLEGEAFHLRARGTGETEQIPCGLVFRSVGYRGVPIPGVPFDEEQGIFPNIGGRIVADGQPIAGLYACGWIKRGPSGIIGNNKPDSAETIKALLDDMPSLPPCPRRDSLEMARLLAGRGVRAVSYADWRAIDAEEIARGQRAGKPREKFTRIEEFLALLDK